One part of the Sulfolobus tengchongensis genome encodes these proteins:
- a CDS encoding 4Fe-4S binding protein, with amino-acid sequence MIKVPALIPIARPKIGSAGKTGLWRIQKPVINYDKCTKCRLCVIYCPENTIDLLENLLPQIDYDYCKGCGVCAQVCPTKAIEMVREVK; translated from the coding sequence TTGATTAAAGTCCCAGCCCTTATACCCATAGCTAGGCCTAAAATCGGTTCAGCTGGGAAGACTGGCTTATGGAGAATTCAAAAACCCGTAATTAATTACGATAAATGTACGAAATGTAGATTGTGCGTTATTTACTGTCCAGAGAATACCATAGATTTACTGGAAAATCTTCTACCTCAAATCGACTACGATTACTGTAAGGGATGCGGAGTTTGCGCTCAAGTTTGTCCCACAAAAGCAATTGAAATGGTGAGGGAGGTGAAATGA
- a CDS encoding 2-oxoacid:acceptor oxidoreductase family protein, with product MMLIELALRGRGGQGVVTAGELIVKALVLEDKYGQSIPFYGGERRGAPVVSFIRLSDKPILLHREVYNPDGVAVFDPSLLQIVNVTEGLKGNGFLLLNTPEAKRAWKNEYIVNATSIAKELGLVIAGWAVVNTAMVGALVRILGQPSLTALEEAVKDQFSGKLGELNVEAVERGYKEVKRVD from the coding sequence ATAATGCTTATTGAATTAGCTTTAAGGGGTAGAGGGGGACAAGGTGTAGTTACAGCAGGAGAATTGATAGTTAAGGCTTTAGTATTAGAAGATAAGTATGGACAATCAATCCCATTTTATGGTGGTGAGAGAAGAGGGGCACCAGTAGTATCTTTCATTAGACTTTCTGATAAGCCAATACTCCTACACAGGGAGGTTTACAATCCAGACGGGGTAGCGGTATTTGATCCTTCTCTTCTTCAAATAGTTAACGTAACTGAGGGGTTAAAGGGTAATGGGTTCTTATTACTTAATACACCGGAGGCTAAGAGAGCATGGAAAAATGAGTACATTGTAAATGCTACTTCTATAGCTAAGGAATTAGGCTTAGTCATAGCAGGTTGGGCTGTCGTTAACACCGCAATGGTAGGGGCTTTAGTACGAATATTAGGTCAGCCATCACTCACTGCCCTAGAAGAAGCAGTTAAGGATCAGTTCTCTGGTAAATTAGGTGAGTTGAACGTAGAAGCAGTTGAACGAGGATATAAGGAGGTGAAAAGAGTTGATTAA